In Vigna unguiculata cultivar IT97K-499-35 chromosome 3, ASM411807v1, whole genome shotgun sequence, a single genomic region encodes these proteins:
- the LOC114176601 gene encoding pentatricopeptide repeat-containing protein ELI1, chloroplastic, with product MSPIEVSVLTKAAPSAQVDNLALLIDNSKSINHLHQIHAALLRRDLHHHPILNFKLQRSYSSLGLLHHTVTLFHRTPAPNVFLWSSIINAHAHSALWDCALSYYAQMLAHHVQPNAFTLSSLLKGCTLQPTTVVHSHAVKFGLSSDLYVSTSLLDAYARGGDVVSAQKLFDAMPERSLVSLTAMLTCYAKHGMLREARLLFEGMGVKDVVCWNVMIDGYAQHGCPNEALVLFREMLGKEVRPNEITVLAVLSSCGQLGALECGRWVHSYVKNNGVGVGVKVNLRVGTALVDMYCKCGSLEDARKVFDGMEGKDVVAWNSLIMGYGIHGFGDEALQLFHEMFCVGVRPSDITFVAVLTACAHAGLVGKGWEVFDLMKDRYEMEPKVEHYGCMVNLLGRAGRVREAYDLVRSMKVEPDSVLWGTLLWACRIHNDVSLGEEIAEFLVSNDLATSGTCVLLSNMYAAARNWVGVAKVRSFMKESGVEKEPGCSSIEVNNRVHEFLAGDIRHRRSKDIYSMLGKMNGWLKARGYTPKIDLVLHDIGEHQKEQSLEVHSEKLALAFGLISTSPGTAIKIVKNLRVCLDCHAVMKMMSKISGRKIIMRDRNRFHHFENVTMPISAAVMTTIQLSCIPSQFIICSSLRLNQTSTIISLQCCGSQIS from the exons ATGAGCCCAATCGAAGTGAGTGTATTGACGAAGGCGGCGCCCTCAGCTCAGGTAGACAACCTCGCCCTCCTAATCGACAACTCTAAATCCATAAACCACCTTCACCAAATCCACGCTGCACTCCTCCGACGCGATCTCCACCACCACCCCATCCTCAACTTCAAGCTCCAACGCTCCTACTCCTCCCTCGGCCTCCTCCACCACACCGTCACCCTCTTCCACCGCACCCCAGCCCCTAACGTCTTCCTATGGAGCTCCATAATCAACGCCCATGCCCACTCCGCTCTCTGGGACTGCGCTCTCTCTTATTACGCCCAAATGCTAGCCCACCACGTTCAACCCAACGCCTTCACCCTCTCTTCCCTCCTCAAAGGTTGCACCCTCCAACCCACCACAGTCGTTCACTCCCACGCCGTTAAGTTCGGACTAAGTTCCGACCTTTACGTCTCCACGAGCCTTCTTGATGCCTACGCACGGGGCGGTGATGTTGTATCCGCGCAGAAACTGTTCGACGCAATGCCTGAGAGGAGTTTGGTTTCTTTGACTGCCATGCTTACTTGCTACGCGAAACACGGGATGCTCCGAGAGGCGCGGCTGTTGTTTGAAGGGATGGGAGTGAAGGACGTGGTGTGTTGGAACGTGATGATCGATGGGTATGCTCAGCATGGGTGCCCGAATGAGGCTTTGGTGCTTTTTAGGGAAATGCTTGGTAAGGAGGTTAGGCCCAATGAGATAACTGTATTGGCTGTTTTGTCGTCTTGTGGCCAGCTTGGTGCGTTGGAGTGTGGTAGGTGGGTTCATTCGTATGTTAAGAATAATGGTGTTGGGGTTGGGGTCAAGGTAAACTTACGTGTGGGTACTGCGTTGGTTGATATGTACTGCAAATGTGGGAGTTTGGAGGATGCGCGCAAGGTGTTTGATGGGATGGAGGGAAAGGATGTGGTGGCGTGGAATTCGTTGATTATGGGGTATGGCATACATGGGTTTGGTGATGAGGCCTTGCAGTTGTTTCATGAGATGTTTTGTGTTGGAGTGAGACCCTCAGATATTACTTTTGTTGCTGTTTTGACTGCATGTGCGCATGCTGGTTTGGTTGGCAAAGGATGGGAGGTTTTCGATTTGATGAAGGATAGGTATGAGATGGAACCAAAGGTTGAGCATTACGGGTGTATGGTTAATCTTCTTGGGCGTGCTGGGCGTGTGCGAGAAGCTTATGATCTTGTGAGAAGCATGAAGGTTGAGCCTGATTCTGTCCTGTGGGGGACATTGCTTTGGGCTTGTAGAATCCATAACGATGTTTCTTTGGGAGAGGAAATTGCGGAGTTTCTTGTGAGCAATGATTTGGCTACTTCAGGGACTTGTGTCCTTCTCTCTAACATGTATGCTGCTGCTCGTAACTGGGTTGGTGTGGCTAAGGTCAGATCATTTATGAAAGAGAGTGGGGTTGAGAAGGAACCTGGTTGTAGTTCCATTGAAGTTAACAACAGAGTGCACGAGTTCCTTGCTGGTGACATAAGACACCGGAGAAGCAAGGATATATATTCGATGCTCGGGAAAATGAATGGTTGGCTCAAGGCACGCGGTTATACCCCAAAAATAGATTTGGTATTACATGATATAGGAGAGCATCAGAAAGAGCAATCGTTGGAAGTTCACAGTGAGAAGCTGGCCTTAGCATTTGGGCTTATAAGTACCAGTCCAGGAACTGCAATCAAGATTGTAAAAAACCTTCGAGTTTGTTTGGATTGTCATGCCGTGATGAAGATGATGTCCAAGATTTCAGgcagaaaaataataatgagaGACCGGAATCGGTTCCACCATTTTGAGAACG TAACTATGCCCATCTCAGCGGCGGTGATGACAACCATCCAACTCAGTTGCATCCCTTCTCAGTTCATCATTTGTTCTTCCTTGAGGCTCAACCAAACATCAACAATCATCTCCCTGCAATGTTGTGGTTCACAGATTTCTTGA